The following are encoded in a window of Thunnus albacares chromosome 17, fThuAlb1.1, whole genome shotgun sequence genomic DNA:
- the LOC122967281 gene encoding multimerin-2-like, which translates to MSSTKICSALDIVTVLCVTSLIVARPVELIPSQTAARQEGAAVLFFAACQGQLREVQFNPIIFNQVSLNQGSAYNNDTGVFTAPVAGIYQFVFAAQLCRGDHNNMWYLTVNGKEKMLCHAQVSGSDTTLNTCYLMEALNIGDQVWVKQSIGSCAWASTTSKTITFSGMLLASGGASKLGEEYISGSTFPPPSLDSNRSMEASSAGPSATLSSMAVALLLLCLVLD; encoded by the exons ATGAGCTCCACCAAg atATGTTCAGCTTTGGATATTGTGACAGTGTTGTGTGTAACCAGTTTGATTGTAGCTAGGCCGGTGGAATTG ATCCCCAGTCAGACAGCAGCCAGACAAGAGG GGGCCGCTGTTCTTTTTTTCGCCGCCTGTCAGGGCCAGCTGAGAGAAGTCCAGTTCAACCCAATCATCTTCAACCAGGTTTCGTTGAACCAGGGCTCTGCCTACAACAATGACACGGGTGTGTTCACTGCACCAGTTGCTGGCATCTACCAGTTTGTGTTTGCTGCCCAGCTCTGCCGCGGAGACCACAACAACATGTGGTACTTGACAGTCAATGGGAAGGAGAAGATGCTCTGCCATGCTCAG GTATCTGGTAGTGACACAACCCTCAACACCTGTTACTTAATGGAGGCGCTGAATATAGGTGACCAGGTGTGGGTAAAGCAGAGCATAGGGAGTTGTGCTTGGGCCAGCACTACCTCCAAAACCATCACCTTCTCTGGCATGTTGCTGGCAAGTGGAGGTGCATCCAAGCTGGGAGAGGAGTACATCTCTGGCAGCACCTTTCCACCGCCCAGCCTGGACAGCAACAGGAGCATGGAGGCCAGCTCTGCAGGCCCGAGTGCCACTTTGTCCAGTATGGCTGTTgccctgctgctcctctgtctAGTCCTTGATTAA
- the LOC122966825 gene encoding T cell receptor beta chain MC.7.G5-like: MSSSVYVFGILFIWFLSQVNGITIHQSLPQIVKESTEVHISCSHDDSNRQVMLWYQQRRDSQSIILIGFGYGSGDQTYEGKFKEQFELRRDSALKGALIIGRANPSHSAVYFCAANQAKSVTVQQSQSRTAHVMERVEIECSHNNNDLYVMLWYQQRKNGLMILMGYNYDVNSPQYEEQFKGIVLLQLCVNVTNYDPAYFGSGTKLTVLDPNITITPPTVKVLEPSENECENEDKKGGKKKTLVCVASGFYPDHVSVFWKIDGNNVTHGVATDNAAVQVGNYYRITSRLRVPLRKWFTEGMVFKCTVSFFNGSETVHRSGWISGIEGPGASTVRGKYLRITQNAKVTYIVLIFKSVIYGVFVVFLVLWLQGSSGKQNN, from the exons ATGTCTTCATCTGTGTACGTTTTTGGTATTCTCTTCATCTGGTTTCTAA GTCAGGTGAACGGTATCACAATTCATCAAAGTCTTCCTCAGATAGTGAAGGAGAGCACTGAGGTCCACATCAGCTGCAGCCATGATGACAGCAATCGCCAAGTGATGCTCTGGTACCAGCAAAGAAGGGACAGTCAGTCTATCATCCTCATCGGGTTTGGATATGGATCAGGCGACCAAACCTACGAGGGAAAGTTTAAAGAGCAGTTTGAGCTAAGAAGAGACAGCGCGTTGAAAGGAGCTCTAATTATTGGCCGAGCAAATCCGTCACACTCAGCTGTGTATTTCTGCGCTGCCA ATCAAGCCAAGAGTGTGACGGTTCAGCAGTCTCAGTCCAGAACAGCCCATGTAATGGAAAGGGTGGAAATTGAATGCAGTCATAATAACAACGATCTATATGTGATGCTCTGGTACCAGCAAAGAAAGAACGGACTGATGATTTTAATGGGATACAACTACGATGTAAACTCACCCCAATATGAGGAGCAGTTCAAGG GAATAGTTTTACTGCAGCTGTGTGTCAATGTGACCAACTACGACCCTGCTTACTTTGGTAGTGGCACCAAATTGACAGTTCTAG ATCCAAATATTACTATCACCCCGCCAACAGTGAAAGTGCTTGAGCCTTCAGAAAACGAGTGTGAAAACGAAGAtaagaaagggggaaaaaagaagacCCTAGTGTGTGTGGCTTCTGGTTTCTACCCGGaccatgtgagtgtgttttggaAGATTGACGGGAACAATGTCACACACGGCGTGGCGACCGACAATGCTGCCGTGCAGGTTGGGAACTATTACAGGATCACCAGCAGGTTGAGGGTCCCGCTCAGAAAGTGGTTCACAGAAGGCATGGTCTTCAAGTGCACTGTCAGCTTCTTCAATGGGAGTGAAACTGTGCATCGTTCAGGTTGGATCAGTGGCATTGAAG GACCTGGAGCTAGCACCGTAAGAG GGAAATATCTGAGGATCACGCAGAATGCCAAAGTGACCTACATTGTTCTGATCTTCAAGAGTGTCATCTATGGAGTCTTTGTGGTGTTTTTGGTGTTGTGGCTTCAG GGGTCATCTGGAAAACAGAACAACTGA